In Georgenia soli, a genomic segment contains:
- a CDS encoding carbohydrate ABC transporter permease → MTTSVTPPVAEERAAPGRARARRSDRARQEARLGWWLAGPAFVVMLAVTLYPILQAMYDSLFRYRLTAPEERQFIGLSNYGVVLVDPIFWRDLWVTVLITIITVVIELVLGFALAMVMHRAIRGLRGALRTAILVPYGIITVVSAFAWFYAFDITSGYVNHWFDWVPGISENLNWFASQGTSLFVIIASEVWKTTPFISLLLLAGLAQVPGDMEEAAKVDGATPWQVLWRVILPNMKAAIMVAVLFRALDAFRIFDNVFIMTNGANGTEVLSLLAYRTSIGRLEIGLGSAVSVLLFLCVILICFAAIKLFKVDLTSARGE, encoded by the coding sequence ATGACCACGTCAGTGACCCCGCCGGTGGCCGAGGAACGCGCGGCGCCCGGGCGGGCCCGGGCGCGCAGGAGCGACCGCGCCCGGCAGGAGGCACGGCTGGGATGGTGGCTCGCCGGCCCGGCGTTCGTGGTGATGCTCGCCGTGACGCTCTACCCGATCCTGCAGGCGATGTACGACTCGCTCTTCCGCTACCGCCTCACGGCGCCGGAGGAGAGGCAGTTCATCGGCCTGTCGAACTACGGCGTGGTGCTCGTCGACCCGATCTTCTGGCGGGACCTCTGGGTCACGGTCCTCATCACGATCATCACCGTGGTCATCGAGCTCGTGCTCGGCTTCGCCCTGGCGATGGTCATGCACCGGGCCATCCGCGGGCTGCGCGGAGCGCTTCGGACGGCGATCCTCGTGCCCTACGGCATCATCACTGTCGTCTCGGCGTTCGCCTGGTTCTACGCGTTCGACATCACCTCGGGCTACGTCAACCACTGGTTCGACTGGGTGCCCGGCATCAGCGAGAACCTCAACTGGTTCGCGAGCCAGGGAACGTCGCTGTTCGTCATCATCGCCTCCGAGGTGTGGAAGACCACGCCGTTCATCTCGCTGCTGCTCCTCGCCGGCCTCGCGCAGGTGCCGGGAGACATGGAGGAGGCGGCCAAGGTCGACGGCGCCACTCCCTGGCAGGTGCTGTGGCGGGTGATCCTGCCCAACATGAAGGCCGCGATCATGGTGGCGGTGCTCTTCCGGGCCCTGGACGCGTTCCGCATCTTCGACAACGTCTTCATCATGACCAACGGGGCCAACGGCACCGAGGTGCTGTCCCTGCTGGCCTACCGGACGTCGATCGGGCGGCTGGAGATCGGGCTCGGGTCGGCGGTCTCGGTGCTGCTGTTCCTGTGCGTGATCCTCATCTGCTTCGCGGCGATCAAGCTGTTCAAGGTCGATCTCACGAGCGCGAGGGGGGAGTGA
- a CDS encoding 4-hydroxy-3-methylbut-2-enyl diphosphate reductase, translating into MTTPTTSSASSGSAPRVSSLAGASAFPGTVESIPAPDGKRILLAAPRGYCAGVDRAVDAVEKALELYGAPVYVRKEIVHNKFVVETLSQRGAIFVEETDEVPEGARVVFSAHGVSPAVHAQAAARNLATIDATCPLVTKVHKEAVRFANEDLDILLIGHEGHEEVEGTQGEAPDHIQVVNGPHEVDQVQVRDPEKVIWLSQTTLSVDETMETVKLLRERFPHLQDPPSDDICYATQNRQVAVKKLAPDADVVIVVGSANSSNSVRLVEVALEAGAGSAYRVDKADEIDPAWLEGATTVGLTSGASVPEILVRDVIDRLRSLGYSGLEEVRTATEDIMFSLPKNLRGDLKAAGEQPDRPHRARRARNAAAPAAPRA; encoded by the coding sequence GTGACCACGCCCACGACTTCATCCGCGTCCTCCGGATCCGCCCCGAGGGTCAGCTCCCTCGCCGGCGCCTCCGCGTTCCCCGGCACGGTCGAGAGCATCCCGGCGCCCGACGGCAAGCGCATCCTGCTCGCGGCTCCGCGCGGCTACTGCGCCGGCGTCGACCGCGCCGTCGACGCCGTCGAGAAGGCGCTGGAGCTCTACGGTGCGCCGGTCTACGTGCGCAAGGAGATCGTCCACAACAAGTTCGTCGTCGAGACGCTCTCCCAGCGTGGCGCGATCTTCGTCGAGGAGACCGACGAGGTGCCCGAGGGGGCCCGCGTCGTGTTCTCCGCCCACGGCGTCTCGCCGGCCGTGCACGCGCAGGCCGCCGCCCGCAACCTCGCCACCATCGACGCCACCTGCCCGCTGGTGACGAAGGTCCACAAGGAGGCCGTCCGCTTCGCCAACGAGGACCTCGACATCCTCCTCATCGGCCACGAGGGCCACGAGGAGGTCGAGGGCACCCAGGGGGAGGCGCCCGACCACATCCAGGTGGTCAACGGCCCGCACGAGGTCGACCAGGTGCAGGTCCGCGACCCGGAGAAGGTCATCTGGCTCTCCCAGACCACCCTCTCGGTCGACGAGACGATGGAGACCGTGAAGCTGCTCCGCGAGCGCTTCCCCCATCTGCAGGACCCGCCCAGCGACGACATCTGCTACGCCACCCAGAACCGTCAGGTCGCGGTGAAGAAGCTCGCGCCGGACGCCGACGTCGTCATCGTCGTCGGCTCCGCGAACTCCTCCAACTCTGTCCGGCTCGTGGAGGTGGCGCTCGAGGCGGGCGCCGGCTCTGCGTACCGGGTGGACAAGGCCGACGAGATCGACCCGGCCTGGCTGGAGGGCGCCACCACCGTCGGACTGACCTCCGGGGCGTCCGTCCCTGAGATCCTCGTGCGTGACGTGATCGACCGTCTCCGGTCGCTCGGCTACAGCGGGCTGGAAGAGGTCCGCACGGCGACCGAGGACATCATGTTCTCGCTGCCGAAGAACCTGCGCGGTGACCTGAAGGCCGCAGGCGAGCAGCCCGACCGCCCGCACCGCGCCCGTCGCGCGCGCAACGCCGCCGCACCCGCCGCCCCGCGGGCCTGA
- a CDS encoding ABC transporter ATP-binding protein → MASITMENIVKQYGDGFPAVNDVSLDIEDGEFVILVGPSGCGKSTLLRMIVGLEDITSGELRIGDEVVNDKAPRDRDLAMVFQNYALYPHLTVYENIAFPLRLQKGQFSSEEVDRRVRHASSLLELDEHLDRKPANLSGGQRQRVAMGRAIVREARAFLFDEPLSNLDAKLRGQMRTEIARLQRNLGITTVYVTHDQTEAMTLGDRVAVLRRGILQQVASPRGLYDQPVNLFVAGFIGSPPMNFLAGAVEGDVLRLPIADVPLDDRLRKAVGNRKTVIVGIRPDDFEDADLITGDRRGAGVVFDANVDVTEWLGEVLYAYIPYELDESVRKQLDELDRELEGEGMRSQLVVALDAMSPIRDGDTAQLWIDPAKIHLFDPESGDNLTRDEERAAKLEEDAREQRRRALERAKRRAEREGAPAKA, encoded by the coding sequence ATGGCATCCATCACGATGGAGAACATCGTCAAGCAGTACGGCGACGGGTTCCCGGCCGTCAACGACGTCTCCCTCGACATCGAGGACGGCGAGTTCGTCATCCTGGTCGGCCCCTCCGGCTGCGGGAAGTCCACCTTGCTGCGGATGATCGTCGGTCTCGAGGACATCACCTCCGGCGAGCTGCGCATCGGGGACGAGGTGGTCAACGACAAGGCGCCGCGCGACCGGGACCTGGCGATGGTGTTCCAGAACTACGCCCTGTACCCGCACCTGACGGTGTACGAGAACATCGCCTTCCCGCTGCGCCTGCAGAAGGGGCAGTTCTCCTCGGAGGAGGTCGACCGGCGGGTGCGGCACGCGTCGAGCCTGCTCGAGCTCGACGAGCACCTCGACCGCAAGCCCGCGAACCTCTCCGGCGGCCAGCGCCAGCGCGTCGCGATGGGGCGGGCGATCGTGCGGGAGGCCCGCGCGTTCCTCTTCGACGAGCCGCTGTCCAACCTCGACGCGAAGCTGCGCGGGCAGATGCGCACCGAGATCGCCCGGCTGCAGCGCAACCTCGGCATCACCACGGTCTACGTCACGCACGACCAGACGGAGGCCATGACGCTCGGCGACCGGGTGGCGGTGCTGCGGCGCGGGATCCTGCAGCAGGTGGCCAGCCCACGCGGGCTGTACGACCAGCCGGTGAACCTCTTCGTGGCCGGCTTCATCGGGTCGCCGCCGATGAACTTCCTGGCCGGCGCGGTCGAGGGCGACGTCCTGCGGCTGCCGATCGCGGACGTGCCGCTGGACGACCGGCTGCGCAAGGCTGTCGGCAACCGCAAGACCGTCATCGTCGGCATCCGCCCCGACGACTTCGAGGACGCCGACCTCATCACCGGCGACCGGCGCGGGGCCGGTGTGGTCTTCGACGCCAACGTCGACGTCACCGAGTGGCTCGGCGAGGTGCTGTACGCCTACATCCCCTACGAGCTGGACGAGAGCGTGCGCAAGCAGCTCGACGAGCTCGACCGTGAGCTCGAGGGCGAGGGGATGCGCTCCCAGCTGGTCGTGGCGCTCGACGCCATGAGCCCCATCCGCGACGGCGACACCGCGCAGCTGTGGATCGACCCCGCGAAGATCCACCTGTTCGACCCCGAGAGCGGCGACAACCTCACCCGCGACGAGGAACGCGCCGCCAAGCTCGAGGAGGACGCCAGGGAGCAGCGCCGGCGTGCCCTCGAGCGGGCCAAGCGCCGGGCGGAGCGGGAGGGGGCTCCCGCCAAGGCGTGA
- a CDS encoding extracellular solute-binding protein — MAAALAAGVSACAAEAGPPTLTWYINPDAGGQARLAQTCTEQANGAYKIETVLLPRDASSQREQLARRLAAKDSSIDLMSLDPPFIPELAEPGFLAPMPDDVAKKTTEGVVQGAIDGASWNGELVTVPFWANTQLLWYRKSVAEAAGLDMSKPVTWQQLIDAAQSQDKLLAVQGQKDESLTVWINALVSSAGGQIITNPEAPAQDIKLGLESEAGRQAAQIIGEIGNSGVGGPGLPTEDEPTSLTIFQGEDGSFMVNWPFVWSSTVTAVEDGSVDKAVLDDFGWTTYPLTAEGGEVTPPYGGINIGVGAFSDHPDLAYQAAECIVTPEHQAEYFVSDGNPAAASQAYEDPKVQEAYPMYDVIRESLDKAVPRPQTPFYNEVTSGLQEKWFPPASVNPDTTPEESTQFITAVLRGERLL, encoded by the coding sequence ATGGCCGCGGCGCTGGCTGCCGGGGTGTCGGCGTGCGCCGCGGAGGCGGGGCCGCCGACGCTCACCTGGTACATCAACCCTGACGCCGGCGGGCAGGCGAGACTCGCGCAGACCTGCACCGAGCAGGCGAACGGGGCGTACAAGATCGAGACGGTGCTGCTGCCCCGGGACGCGTCGTCCCAGCGTGAGCAGCTCGCCCGACGACTGGCGGCGAAGGACTCGTCGATCGACCTCATGAGCCTCGACCCGCCGTTCATCCCCGAGCTGGCCGAGCCGGGGTTCCTCGCCCCGATGCCCGACGACGTCGCGAAGAAGACCACCGAGGGTGTCGTCCAGGGCGCGATCGACGGTGCGTCGTGGAACGGCGAGCTCGTCACGGTCCCGTTCTGGGCCAACACCCAGCTGCTCTGGTACCGCAAGTCGGTGGCCGAGGCGGCGGGGCTCGACATGAGCAAGCCCGTGACGTGGCAGCAGCTCATCGACGCGGCCCAGAGCCAGGACAAGCTGCTGGCCGTGCAGGGCCAGAAGGACGAGTCGCTGACGGTGTGGATCAACGCGCTCGTGTCCTCCGCGGGAGGGCAGATCATCACCAACCCGGAGGCGCCGGCGCAGGACATCAAGCTCGGCCTGGAGAGCGAGGCGGGCCGGCAGGCCGCCCAGATCATCGGCGAGATCGGCAACTCGGGGGTCGGTGGGCCGGGGCTGCCCACGGAGGACGAGCCCACGTCGCTCACCATCTTCCAGGGGGAGGACGGCTCCTTCATGGTCAACTGGCCGTTCGTGTGGTCCTCCACGGTGACCGCGGTGGAGGACGGTTCCGTCGACAAGGCCGTGCTCGACGACTTCGGCTGGACCACGTACCCGCTGACCGCGGAGGGCGGCGAGGTGACTCCGCCGTACGGCGGCATCAACATCGGTGTCGGCGCGTTCAGCGACCACCCGGACCTCGCCTACCAGGCGGCCGAGTGCATCGTGACCCCGGAGCACCAGGCGGAGTACTTCGTCTCCGACGGCAACCCGGCCGCGGCGTCCCAGGCCTACGAGGACCCCAAGGTCCAGGAGGCCTACCCGATGTACGACGTCATCCGTGAGTCCCTCGACAAGGCCGTTCCCCGGCCCCAGACGCCGTTCTACAACGAGGTCACGTCCGGGCTCCAGGAGAAGTGGTTCCCGCCGGCCTCCGTCAACCCCGACACCACGCCGGAGGAGTCGACCCAGTTCATCACCGCTGTCCTGCGAGGGGAGAGGCTGCTATGA
- a CDS encoding carbonic anhydrase, protein MSTSLTPAQAWQRLQEGNARFVADAMQHPSQGAAHRAAVAREQHPYAVLFGCSDSRVAAEIIFDQGLGDLFVVRTAGHVLDTTVIGSIEYGVDVLGAPLVVVLGHDHCGAVGAATEALLTSRMPTGFVRAVVDRVIPSLLTHAELAAGQAVAAAEAEAARDASTPADDGAATDRSVHVGAGGTVRSVPLPDDDELRREHVRATVQMLRDYSRSLAAAVDEGRCAIVGVEYTLADGTAHVVDHVGPLEG, encoded by the coding sequence ATGAGCACATCCCTGACCCCCGCCCAGGCCTGGCAGCGTCTGCAGGAGGGCAACGCCCGGTTCGTCGCCGACGCCATGCAGCACCCCTCCCAGGGAGCGGCCCACCGCGCGGCCGTCGCCCGGGAGCAGCACCCGTACGCCGTGCTGTTCGGGTGCTCCGACTCGAGGGTGGCCGCCGAGATCATCTTCGACCAGGGCCTGGGTGACCTGTTCGTGGTCCGCACCGCGGGCCACGTGCTCGACACCACGGTGATCGGGTCCATCGAGTACGGCGTGGACGTCCTCGGTGCCCCTCTCGTCGTCGTCCTGGGCCACGACCACTGCGGCGCGGTCGGCGCCGCCACCGAGGCGCTGCTCACCAGCCGCATGCCCACGGGGTTCGTGCGCGCCGTCGTCGACCGGGTCATCCCGTCCCTGCTCACCCACGCCGAGCTCGCCGCCGGCCAGGCCGTCGCCGCGGCCGAGGCGGAGGCCGCCCGGGACGCCTCGACGCCCGCGGACGACGGCGCAGCCACCGACCGCTCCGTCCATGTGGGAGCCGGGGGCACCGTGCGCAGCGTCCCCCTGCCCGACGACGACGAGCTGCGCCGGGAGCACGTGCGCGCGACGGTCCAGATGCTCCGCGACTACTCCCGCTCGCTCGCGGCGGCGGTCGACGAGGGCCGCTGCGCGATCGTCGGCGTCGAGTACACCCTGGCGGACGGCACGGCCCACGTGGTCGACCACGTGGGGCCGCTCGAGGGCTGA
- the xseA gene encoding exodeoxyribonuclease VII large subunit: MGTVTSDHHTPAPRRLAARALETTAENPWPVRLLSSKITEYVSKMAPLWVEGQVVQLNRRPGANLAFLTLRDTDADMSLPVSVHARVLAAVEAPLQEGSHVVVHAKPVFWPKRGTLQLQADALRPVGVGELLARIEHLKRVLAAEGLFDADRKVPLPFLPATVGLICGRESKAEHDVVVNARTRWPSVRFEIREVAVQGSRAVAEVCQALAELDADPAVEVIVVARGGGAVEDLLPFSNESLVRAAAACRTPLVSAIGHETDAPLLDLVADYRASTPTDAAKHVVPDVAEERRGLTHARQRIRHAVRARLHGEQQGLAALRSRPVMADPHAVVERREEEVRHARTAATRAFAWRTDRAAGELGGLVGSLRALSPAATLARGYAVLRTHDGEVVRDPDQVEPGDQLEALLARGRLVLEVGYGDEADE, from the coding sequence GTGGGCACCGTGACGTCCGACCACCACACGCCCGCCCCGCGCCGTCTCGCCGCGCGGGCGCTGGAGACGACGGCGGAGAACCCGTGGCCGGTCCGCCTCCTCTCCTCCAAGATCACCGAGTACGTCAGCAAGATGGCGCCGCTCTGGGTCGAGGGCCAGGTGGTTCAGCTCAACCGGCGTCCCGGCGCGAATCTTGCCTTCCTGACGCTGCGGGACACGGACGCCGACATGTCCCTGCCCGTCAGCGTGCACGCACGCGTGCTGGCGGCCGTCGAGGCGCCGCTGCAGGAGGGCTCGCACGTGGTGGTCCACGCCAAGCCCGTCTTCTGGCCCAAGCGGGGCACCCTGCAGCTCCAGGCCGACGCGCTGCGCCCGGTGGGGGTCGGCGAGCTGCTCGCGCGCATCGAGCACCTCAAGCGCGTGCTGGCCGCCGAGGGGCTGTTCGACGCCGATCGCAAGGTCCCGCTGCCGTTCCTGCCGGCCACCGTGGGGCTCATCTGCGGGCGGGAGTCGAAGGCGGAGCATGACGTCGTGGTCAACGCACGGACCCGCTGGCCGTCCGTCCGTTTCGAGATCCGCGAGGTGGCCGTCCAGGGCTCCCGGGCCGTCGCCGAGGTGTGCCAGGCGCTCGCCGAGCTCGACGCCGACCCGGCCGTCGAGGTGATCGTGGTCGCCAGGGGCGGTGGCGCCGTCGAGGATCTGCTGCCCTTCTCCAACGAGTCCCTCGTCCGCGCGGCCGCCGCGTGCCGCACCCCGCTCGTCTCCGCGATCGGGCACGAGACGGACGCCCCGCTGCTGGACCTCGTCGCCGACTACCGGGCGTCCACCCCCACCGACGCCGCCAAGCACGTCGTCCCGGACGTCGCCGAGGAGCGGCGCGGGCTCACGCACGCCCGTCAGCGCATCCGGCACGCCGTCCGCGCCCGGCTGCACGGGGAGCAGCAGGGTCTCGCCGCGCTGCGCTCCCGGCCGGTGATGGCGGACCCGCACGCCGTGGTCGAGCGACGCGAGGAGGAGGTCCGCCACGCCCGCACCGCCGCCACCCGGGCCTTCGCCTGGCGCACCGACCGGGCGGCCGGGGAGCTCGGTGGGCTCGTCGGCAGCCTGCGGGCGCTCTCCCCCGCCGCGACCCTCGCCCGTGGGTACGCCGTCCTGCGCACTCACGACGGCGAGGTCGTGCGCGACCCGGACCAGGTGGAGCCCGGCGACCAGCTGGAGGCGCTGCTGGCACGTGGCCGGCTCGTCCTCGAGGTCGGCTACGGCGACGAGGCGGACGAGTAG
- a CDS encoding DNA recombination protein RmuC — MEMTTVVLLVLTLAVGAALGYAVAVARGAALRGDGATAAEVGELRARAAAAQARADRLTEEVEQLHERARQDQDVLRALAPVQSALAQVGEHVALLERERTEQFTVLTEQLHHARRTDAELQRTTAQLESALRSTSARGQWGEVELRRVLEASGMLRHVDFTEQRALGTAGSPGRSRGGGGRPDVVVHLPGEKYLAIDAKVPMDAYLEASALGERPTGEDAERRERLLAAHARALRGHVDALVKRAYHEHLPGSPELVVMFVPSEGLLAAALEADPTLLEHALRQGVAPTSPSSLLALLRTVASVWSAEKVSAEAKELLELGRTLYDRLGVVASHLGGLGRSLRSSVQHYNKAVASIEQRLLVTARDLESIGGRDLDVEPISADDAQVRTFTAPELVTDDDAGSTMLAGRAG; from the coding sequence ATGGAGATGACCACCGTTGTGCTGCTCGTGCTGACTCTCGCCGTCGGGGCGGCGCTCGGCTATGCCGTGGCCGTCGCGCGGGGGGCGGCGCTGCGCGGTGACGGCGCCACGGCCGCGGAGGTCGGAGAGCTCCGGGCCCGGGCGGCGGCCGCCCAGGCGCGCGCCGACCGGCTCACGGAGGAGGTCGAGCAGCTGCACGAGCGCGCCCGGCAGGACCAGGACGTCCTGCGGGCCCTGGCGCCGGTGCAGTCGGCCCTGGCCCAGGTGGGCGAGCACGTCGCGCTGCTCGAGCGCGAACGCACCGAGCAGTTCACCGTGCTCACCGAGCAGCTCCACCACGCCCGGCGCACGGACGCCGAGCTCCAGCGCACGACGGCGCAGCTGGAGTCGGCGCTCCGGTCCACCTCGGCCCGTGGCCAGTGGGGGGAGGTCGAGCTGCGTCGGGTCCTGGAGGCGTCGGGGATGCTGCGGCACGTCGACTTCACCGAGCAGCGCGCGCTGGGCACGGCCGGGTCACCGGGCAGGTCCCGCGGCGGGGGCGGCCGGCCCGACGTCGTCGTGCACCTGCCCGGGGAGAAGTACCTGGCGATCGACGCCAAGGTCCCGATGGACGCCTACCTCGAGGCGAGCGCGCTCGGCGAGCGCCCGACGGGGGAGGACGCGGAACGACGCGAGCGCCTGCTCGCCGCCCACGCCCGCGCGCTGCGCGGGCACGTCGACGCGCTGGTGAAGCGCGCGTACCACGAGCACCTGCCGGGCTCGCCCGAGCTCGTCGTCATGTTCGTCCCCTCGGAGGGGCTGCTGGCCGCCGCCCTGGAGGCGGACCCCACGCTGCTCGAGCACGCCCTGCGCCAGGGCGTCGCCCCCACGTCGCCCTCCTCGCTCCTGGCTCTCCTGCGCACGGTCGCCTCCGTGTGGTCCGCCGAGAAGGTGAGCGCCGAGGCCAAGGAGCTGCTGGAGCTGGGCCGCACCCTGTACGACCGCCTCGGCGTCGTCGCGTCGCACCTCGGGGGCCTGGGACGCTCGCTGCGCTCGAGCGTGCAGCACTACAACAAGGCGGTGGCCTCGATCGAGCAGCGCCTGCTCGTCACCGCCCGCGACCTCGAGTCGATCGGCGGACGTGACCTGGATGTGGAACCGATCTCCGCGGACGACGCGCAGGTGCGCACGTTCACGGCACCGGAGCTCGTGACGGACGACGACGCCGGCAGCACGATGCTCGCCGGCCGCGCCGGGTAG
- a CDS encoding DUF3151 domain-containing protein, which translates to MNRNLLEPDPVLLPQDHPDVAARAALEAGEDLRAVAARHPAASLAWARLARQSLEAGDAVAAYAFARTGYHRGLDALRRAGWRGAGPVPAAHLPNQGFLLSVLALADAAAAIGEEEEHARCMQLLADSDPRAVEVLGGR; encoded by the coding sequence ATGAACCGGAACCTGCTCGAGCCCGACCCCGTCCTGCTCCCTCAGGACCACCCCGACGTGGCCGCGCGCGCGGCGCTGGAGGCCGGCGAGGACCTTCGCGCGGTCGCCGCCCGGCACCCGGCCGCGAGCCTCGCGTGGGCGCGGCTGGCCCGTCAGTCGCTGGAGGCCGGCGACGCGGTCGCGGCCTACGCCTTCGCCCGCACCGGGTACCACCGGGGGCTGGACGCCCTGCGGCGCGCCGGGTGGCGCGGCGCCGGACCGGTTCCCGCCGCGCACCTGCCCAACCAGGGGTTCCTCCTCTCGGTCCTCGCCCTGGCCGACGCCGCCGCGGCGATCGGCGAGGAGGAGGAGCACGCCCGCTGCATGCAGCTCCTCGCCGACTCCGACCCGCGGGCCGTCGAGGTGCTCGGGGGACGGTGA
- a CDS encoding carbohydrate kinase family protein: MSDVHSTPDPEGATPPARAGNAPGGDGSPTERSAKAPAERDPFRPEGDPELSQGPKAPTTAAYGPGAPAGLPHDDATGFALVVGEALVDIVERPGDEPSAHPGGSPANVAVGLSRLGRDVELVSWFGTDAHGALLRSHLELEEVRLSAASARASRTSTARARLDGSGAATYVFDLEWAPPEPDPALEPLVLHTGSIAAVLEPGARTVAETVARHRARATISYDPNIRPDLMPDRDATRAAVEQLVSQSDVVKASDEDLAWLYPQEDPFAVARRWLASGPAVVAVTRGADGAWAVTAAGDELVSAPHPADVVDTVGAGDSFTAGLLDGLWAAGLLGGDRRGALRAVDPATVQRVLDHAARIAAITVSRAGANPPTRAELTAG; encoded by the coding sequence ATGAGCGACGTGCACAGCACCCCGGACCCGGAGGGGGCGACGCCGCCCGCGCGTGCGGGCAACGCACCCGGTGGCGACGGCAGCCCGACGGAGCGCTCGGCCAAGGCACCGGCGGAGCGCGACCCGTTCCGGCCCGAGGGCGACCCCGAGCTCTCCCAGGGCCCGAAGGCACCCACCACGGCCGCGTACGGCCCCGGTGCACCGGCCGGCCTGCCGCACGACGACGCGACCGGCTTCGCCCTCGTGGTCGGCGAGGCCCTGGTGGACATCGTCGAGCGGCCCGGGGACGAGCCCTCCGCGCACCCCGGTGGCTCCCCCGCCAACGTGGCGGTCGGCCTCTCCCGGCTCGGGCGCGACGTGGAGCTCGTCTCCTGGTTCGGCACCGACGCGCACGGGGCGCTGCTGCGTTCGCACCTCGAGCTCGAGGAGGTGCGTCTCTCGGCCGCCTCGGCACGGGCCTCGCGCACCTCGACCGCGCGGGCCCGCCTCGACGGGTCGGGCGCCGCCACGTACGTCTTCGACCTCGAGTGGGCACCGCCGGAGCCGGACCCGGCCCTCGAGCCGCTCGTGCTCCACACCGGGTCGATCGCCGCCGTGCTGGAACCGGGGGCGCGCACGGTCGCGGAGACCGTCGCCCGCCACCGCGCGCGGGCGACCATCAGCTACGACCCCAACATCCGCCCCGATCTCATGCCGGACCGGGACGCCACGCGCGCGGCGGTCGAGCAACTGGTGAGCCAGTCGGACGTGGTCAAGGCGTCGGACGAGGACCTGGCCTGGCTGTACCCGCAGGAGGACCCGTTCGCCGTGGCCCGACGGTGGCTCGCGAGCGGACCCGCCGTCGTCGCCGTCACGCGGGGGGCGGACGGCGCCTGGGCCGTCACCGCCGCGGGTGACGAGCTCGTCTCCGCCCCGCACCCGGCCGACGTCGTCGACACCGTCGGGGCCGGTGACTCCTTCACCGCGGGCCTGCTCGACGGCCTGTGGGCCGCCGGGCTGCTCGGCGGTGACCGGCGCGGCGCGCTGCGCGCGGTCGACCCCGCGACGGTCCAGCGGGTCCTCGACCACGCGGCCCGGATCGCCGCGATCACGGTGTCCCGGGCGGGCGCGAACCCGCCCACCCGCGCGGAGCTCACGGCCGGCTGA
- a CDS encoding exodeoxyribonuclease VII small subunit, producing MSQNVSELPDVSTLSYEQARDELIEVVRRLEAGSTSLEDALALWERGEALAARCQSWLDNARARLDAAHGASDGRPQPAGSPSKDPAPEREAALDDAAAALPEEETR from the coding sequence GTGAGCCAGAACGTGTCCGAGCTGCCCGACGTGTCCACCCTGAGCTACGAGCAGGCCAGGGACGAGCTGATCGAGGTGGTGCGCCGTCTCGAGGCGGGCTCGACCTCCCTGGAGGACGCTCTCGCGCTGTGGGAGCGCGGGGAGGCGCTCGCCGCACGGTGCCAGTCCTGGCTCGACAACGCCCGCGCACGCCTGGACGCCGCCCACGGCGCGTCGGACGGGCGCCCGCAGCCCGCAGGAAGCCCCAGCAAGGACCCGGCGCCGGAGCGCGAGGCCGCGCTCGACGACGCGGCAGCCGCCCTGCCCGAGGAGGAGACCCGATGA
- a CDS encoding carbohydrate ABC transporter permease, translated as MGRLTGRQKLGWAVIAVLVFVYALFPVLSIFMTSLKSTSDIRSGTFLPPKVSWENYQQILTAEGGARDLFLPALRNSIGISLIATAIAVVLATLAAYGIARLDFRGKKLILTTALGVSIFPVISIVTPLFNLWRNIGLYDTWPGLIIPYLSLTLPISIWTLAAFFRQIPWELEQAAQVDGATPWQAFRKAIVPLAAPGVFTTALIAFFIAWNDFVYGISLTSTSAARPVPAALAFFTGASYFELPVGAISAASIIVTIPVVVLVVLFQRQIVSGLTQGAVKG; from the coding sequence ATGGGCCGGCTGACCGGACGTCAGAAGCTGGGCTGGGCGGTTATCGCGGTGCTCGTCTTCGTGTACGCGCTCTTCCCGGTGCTGTCCATCTTCATGACGTCGCTGAAGTCCACGAGCGACATCCGTTCGGGGACGTTCCTGCCTCCCAAGGTCTCCTGGGAGAACTACCAGCAGATCCTCACGGCCGAGGGTGGGGCGCGGGACCTGTTCCTCCCGGCGCTGCGGAACTCGATCGGGATCTCGCTCATCGCGACCGCGATCGCGGTGGTGCTGGCGACGCTGGCCGCCTACGGCATCGCCCGCCTGGACTTCCGGGGCAAGAAGCTCATCCTGACGACGGCGCTGGGCGTGTCGATCTTCCCCGTGATCTCGATCGTGACGCCGCTGTTCAACCTCTGGCGCAACATCGGCCTGTACGACACCTGGCCGGGCCTGATCATCCCGTACCTGTCGCTGACGCTCCCCATCTCCATCTGGACCCTGGCGGCGTTCTTCCGCCAGATCCCGTGGGAGCTCGAGCAGGCGGCGCAGGTGGACGGGGCGACGCCGTGGCAGGCGTTCCGCAAGGCCATCGTGCCGCTCGCCGCACCCGGGGTGTTTACCACCGCGCTGATCGCGTTCTTCATCGCCTGGAACGACTTCGTCTACGGCATCTCGCTCACCTCGACCAGCGCGGCCCGCCCGGTGCCGGCGGCGCTGGCCTTCTTCACCGGCGCCTCGTACTTCGAGCTCCCCGTGGGAGCGATCTCCGCGGCGTCGATCATCGTGACGATCCCGGTGGTCGTGCTCGTCGTGCTGTTCCAGCGCCAGATCGTTTCCGGACTCACCCAGGGAGCGGTGAAGGGCTGA